A genome region from Methylobacterium sp. FF17 includes the following:
- a CDS encoding nitrate/nitrite transporter, with amino-acid sequence MASFKTVMKSGHPPTLFAAFLYFDFCFAIWVLNGAMGPFITETYGLSPAQTGFMISLPILAGAIMRFPLGVLAQYIGRKNAAITEMVVIMMAMAYGFFAVNTYDEVLAMGVLLGIAGASFGVALSLGSGWFPKEHKGLAMGIAGAGNSGTVLAVLFAPPLAQAYGWQTVYGFAGCVMALPLIVMILFAKEPPDAEHQSFKEHVSCLFQKDGWSFNLIYIITFGGFIGLSNFLPTFFYEQFGVTKVEAGRLTMLAALMGSGIRVVGGYFADRLGGILVLSVVLLAAVGSFLLLTATPSLALTTALFMLCFAALGAGNGALFQLVPLRWPANTAVAGSMIGEVGALGGAILPNVMGLSKQYTGSFAYGFVGYAVFAAVVLVCLLVWQRKWVGTWVGPRGKVLAPAAPASEGAGRLGPVTA; translated from the coding sequence ATGGCCAGCTTCAAGACCGTGATGAAATCCGGTCATCCCCCGACCCTCTTCGCCGCGTTCCTCTACTTCGACTTCTGCTTCGCGATCTGGGTGCTCAACGGCGCGATGGGCCCGTTCATCACCGAGACCTACGGGCTCTCCCCGGCCCAGACCGGGTTCATGATCTCACTGCCGATCCTGGCGGGCGCGATCATGCGCTTTCCGCTCGGCGTGCTCGCCCAGTACATCGGGCGCAAGAACGCCGCGATCACCGAGATGGTCGTCATCATGATGGCGATGGCCTACGGGTTCTTCGCGGTGAACACCTATGACGAGGTGCTCGCCATGGGCGTGCTGCTCGGCATCGCCGGCGCCTCCTTCGGCGTCGCCCTTTCCCTGGGCTCGGGCTGGTTCCCTAAAGAGCACAAGGGCCTGGCGATGGGCATCGCGGGGGCCGGCAATTCGGGCACCGTGCTCGCCGTGCTGTTCGCGCCGCCGCTGGCCCAGGCCTATGGCTGGCAGACCGTCTACGGCTTCGCCGGCTGCGTGATGGCGCTCCCGCTCATCGTCATGATCCTGTTCGCCAAGGAGCCGCCGGATGCCGAGCACCAGTCGTTCAAGGAGCACGTCTCGTGCCTGTTCCAGAAGGACGGCTGGTCGTTCAACCTGATCTACATCATCACCTTCGGCGGCTTCATCGGGCTGTCGAACTTCCTGCCGACCTTTTTCTACGAGCAGTTCGGCGTGACCAAGGTCGAGGCCGGGCGCCTGACCATGCTCGCCGCCCTGATGGGCTCCGGCATCCGCGTCGTCGGCGGCTACTTCGCCGATCGCCTGGGCGGCATCCTGGTCCTGTCGGTGGTGCTGCTGGCGGCGGTGGGATCGTTCCTGCTCCTCACGGCGACCCCGTCGCTCGCTCTGACGACGGCCCTGTTCATGCTCTGCTTCGCGGCGCTCGGCGCCGGCAACGGGGCGCTCTTCCAGCTCGTTCCGCTGCGCTGGCCGGCCAACACGGCGGTGGCCGGCTCCATGATCGGCGAGGTCGGGGCGCTCGGCGGCGCGATCCTGCCCAACGTCATGGGCCTCTCGAAGCAGTATACCGGCTCCTTCGCCTACGGCTTCGTCGGCTACGCGGTCTTCGCGGCGGTGGTGCTGGTCTGCCTTCTGGTCTGGCAGCGCAAATGGGTCGGCACCTGGGTCGGGCCGCGCGGCAAGGTACTGGCGCCGGCCGCACCCGCCTCCGAGGGCGCCGGACGGCTCGGTCCCGTCACCGCCTGA
- a CDS encoding DUF6880 family protein codes for MARRAAAIPGQAAPRAKSRRAAPVEGGSSRATDSELAPAKPKRASRRTTPSPETLTELGLERLIGLVLDEVGRNTAFKKLVTAAVASLQGSDAVAALIDRRLTALERAGGFIDWQKRRAFGADLDAMVTTVVNELAPLDARGALDRLIRFLAGAGGVLGRTDDSTGRIQGIYERAAAAAATLILDLTDADATAVALSLVKRLETDPHGLVERLLNDLSARLPLAALGPLGAALAEATPPAPTGTGRDRDWIAEAERGRLLRMRQALADRAGDVDAFIALETERDPKRPDQVLIAERLLAAGREREALKWIRRSQKRVFTVTSECPETARMTVSDSERVRIALEIRIQEAVGNTEAAQDLRWQEFVDYLNRDMLRAYLAKLPDFEDDAALERAFGAVEANDDPYAALDFYTHWPAPARAARLVAAHPDLWEGFRYEFLVAAAEVLEQAHPREATILYRHVLDDILSAGRSNAYGHAARYLATLDHLACRLEPGAIEPAPEEYRAGLRRQHGRKAAFWSQVRG; via the coding sequence ATGGCGCGCAGGGCAGCGGCGATCCCGGGACAGGCCGCCCCTCGGGCGAAGTCCCGCCGCGCGGCCCCGGTGGAGGGCGGATCGTCCCGGGCGACGGACTCCGAACTCGCCCCCGCCAAGCCGAAGCGGGCCTCGCGGCGGACGACGCCGAGCCCGGAGACCCTGACCGAACTCGGGCTGGAGCGGCTGATCGGGCTCGTGCTGGACGAGGTCGGGCGCAACACCGCCTTCAAGAAGCTGGTGACGGCGGCGGTGGCGAGCCTCCAGGGGTCGGACGCCGTCGCGGCCCTGATCGACCGGCGTCTGACTGCCCTCGAACGGGCCGGGGGCTTCATCGACTGGCAGAAGCGACGGGCCTTCGGGGCCGACCTCGACGCCATGGTCACCACCGTCGTGAACGAGCTCGCCCCCCTCGATGCACGCGGAGCGCTGGACCGGCTGATCCGCTTCCTCGCGGGGGCCGGCGGCGTGCTCGGCCGGACCGACGATTCCACCGGACGCATCCAGGGGATCTACGAGCGCGCGGCCGCGGCCGCCGCCACGCTGATCCTCGACCTCACCGACGCGGATGCCACGGCGGTGGCCTTGAGCCTCGTGAAGCGCCTGGAAACCGACCCGCACGGGCTGGTGGAGCGCCTGCTGAACGACCTCAGCGCCAGGCTCCCCTTGGCCGCCCTGGGCCCCCTCGGTGCCGCCCTGGCGGAGGCCACGCCGCCGGCCCCCACCGGCACGGGACGCGACCGGGACTGGATCGCGGAAGCGGAGCGTGGCCGCCTGCTGCGGATGCGCCAGGCGCTCGCCGACCGCGCGGGCGACGTCGACGCCTTCATCGCCCTCGAAACCGAACGCGACCCCAAGCGCCCGGACCAGGTGCTCATCGCCGAGCGCCTGCTCGCGGCCGGACGCGAACGCGAGGCCCTGAAGTGGATCCGCCGCTCGCAGAAGCGCGTCTTCACCGTCACGAGCGAGTGCCCGGAGACCGCGCGGATGACGGTGAGCGATTCCGAGCGGGTGCGGATCGCCCTCGAGATCCGCATCCAGGAGGCGGTGGGCAACACCGAAGCCGCGCAAGACCTGCGCTGGCAGGAATTCGTGGACTATCTCAACCGGGACATGCTGCGCGCCTACCTCGCCAAGCTGCCCGATTTCGAGGACGATGCGGCGCTGGAGCGGGCCTTCGGGGCGGTCGAGGCCAACGACGACCCCTACGCGGCGCTCGACTTCTACACGCACTGGCCCGCCCCTGCCCGGGCCGCCCGCCTCGTCGCGGCGCATCCCGACCTCTGGGAGGGGTTTCGCTACGAGTTCCTGGTGGCCGCGGCGGAGGTCCTGGAGCAGGCCCATCCCCGGGAAGCCACCATCCTCTACCGTCACGTTCTCGACGACATCCTGTCCGCGGGCCGCAGCAACGCCTACGGCCACGCCGCGCGCTACCTCGCCACCCTCGACCACCTCGCGTGCCGGCTCGAACCGGGCGCGATCGAACCCGCGCCGGAAGAGTACCGCGCCGGCCTGCGCCGCCAGCACGGTCGCAAGGCCGCGTTCTGGAGCCAGGTGCGGGGCTGA
- a CDS encoding DUF6481 family protein, with the protein MTDRLKAATEARAAALARFRDRPPADDPAVLARKEERAQIAREREIRVAAREQARLEAEAQAAAEAEAERERAAAEEIRASEEKVAQAAAARLEQKAQRDARYAARKAKARR; encoded by the coding sequence ATGACCGACCGTCTCAAGGCCGCCACCGAAGCCCGTGCGGCTGCGCTGGCGCGTTTCCGCGATCGTCCCCCGGCGGACGACCCGGCGGTCCTCGCCCGCAAGGAAGAGCGGGCCCAGATCGCGCGGGAGCGCGAGATCCGCGTCGCCGCCCGCGAGCAGGCCCGGCTCGAGGCGGAAGCTCAGGCTGCAGCCGAGGCCGAGGCCGAGCGTGAGCGGGCCGCCGCCGAGGAGATTCGCGCCAGCGAGGAGAAGGTCGCCCAGGCCGCCGCCGCGCGCCTCGAGCAGAAAGCCCAGCGCGACGCGCGCTACGCCGCCCGCAAGGCCAAGGCCCGTCGCTGA
- a CDS encoding methyltransferase domain-containing protein translates to MTPPPLFDTGLARRRLARAHRIGYADFLLRRVVEDLDDRLGAVLRTFPTALDLATPSPLAAQTLRASGRAERVLRLAPVPEPGAVVGDSEVLPLAAQGFDLAVSLLALQHVNDLPGTLAQLRRSLRPDGLFIGCLLGGRTLTELRQVFGQAESEIEGGISPRVAPFAEVREMGSLLQRAGFALPVTDVETLTVRYPDPFALMRDLRAMGLTNVLVERRRTPLRRATLMRAAALYAERFADADGRLRASFEILWLSGWAPHESQQKPLKPGTARARLADALGTTERKAGDANP, encoded by the coding sequence ATGACGCCACCGCCGCTCTTCGATACGGGCCTCGCCCGCCGCCGCCTCGCCCGCGCTCACCGGATCGGCTACGCCGATTTCCTGCTGCGCCGGGTGGTGGAGGACCTCGACGATCGCCTGGGCGCGGTGCTGCGGACGTTCCCGACGGCCCTCGACCTCGCGACGCCGTCGCCCCTGGCGGCGCAGACCCTGCGCGCGAGCGGACGGGCGGAGCGGGTGCTGCGCCTCGCCCCGGTGCCGGAGCCCGGCGCCGTCGTCGGCGATTCCGAGGTGCTGCCCCTCGCCGCCCAGGGCTTCGACCTCGCGGTGTCGCTCCTGGCCCTGCAGCACGTCAACGACCTCCCGGGCACCCTGGCGCAGCTGCGCCGGTCCCTGCGCCCGGACGGCCTGTTCATCGGCTGCCTCCTCGGCGGGCGGACCCTCACGGAACTGCGCCAGGTGTTCGGGCAGGCTGAGAGCGAGATCGAGGGGGGGATCAGCCCGCGCGTGGCGCCCTTCGCCGAGGTGCGCGAGATGGGAAGCCTGCTCCAGCGCGCGGGCTTCGCCCTGCCGGTGACGGATGTCGAGACGCTGACCGTGCGCTATCCCGACCCCTTCGCGCTGATGCGCGACCTGCGCGCCATGGGCCTCACCAACGTCCTGGTGGAGCGCCGGCGCACCCCCCTGCGCCGGGCGACCCTGATGCGCGCCGCCGCCCTCTATGCCGAGCGATTCGCCGATGCCGACGGGCGCCTGCGGGCCAGCTTCGAGATCCTCTGGCTGTCGGGCTGGGCCCCGCACGAGAGCCAGCAGAAGCCGCTCAAGCCCGGGACCGCCCGTGCGCGCCTCGCCGATGCCCTCGGTACCACCGAGCGGAAAGCCGGAGACGCGAACCCTTGA
- a CDS encoding bifunctional acetate--CoA ligase family protein/GNAT family N-acetyltransferase, with amino-acid sequence MSTYRFEALVAPRAIALVGFEAGPDGLAAAALANLRRAGFPGPIRCVGSAPEADEVPTLDDLPEVPDLVILATAPEAIPGRIAEAGRRGAAAAIILTPDVSEDLCEAARAEARRHGLRLLGPGSVGLAVPGAHLDASLLAHPPKAGDLALVSQSGTVAAGIVAWAARREVGFSAVMSLGIACDIDVADCLDHFAADIRTRAILLSLDVVVDARKFMSAARAAARAKPVVILRAGRHRAPARHATTHTGALARPDAVYEAAFRRAGLLSVDSLDAMFSAVETLGRQRPFPGHRLAILGNGRGIAALAADRLADRGGTLAAAGALGNPVDLGVAAGPEAYAEALAPLLADPGNDAVLAVHVPTARSDSTEVAAAIAETVTRLRRGGGRKKPVFAVTIGEEAGAASRLAEAGIPRFPTDSDAVEGFLHLVRYREAQDDLMRTPDSLPRDFSPDVAAARAIVARALEQGQTWLDPVAVSDLLAAYRIDSVPLTLAPDIDAAATAAWAIIAGGGAVALKVVSPDIVHKSDVGGVRLDLTSEADVRAAAADIILRARRLAPEARITGFAVQPMIRRGKQRELIAGLAEDPTFGPVVVFGRGGTAVEVIDDRALGLPPLDLRLASDLIDRTRVARRLAAYRDVPAVDRHAVALVLVKLAQLAADCPEVRELDINPLLADETGALALDARVMVAPEAVAGPRPRGASHPRFAIRPYPVEWERTLTLKGETVRVRPVRPEDEALFLTFFQSVSAEDLRLRFFAPVRDFNHAFLAKLTQLDYARAIAFVAIDAASGLMLGAVRLHADANHASGEYAILIHGDRKGTGLGHALMSLMIDWARVEGLARVDGTVLRENRPMLAVCRQLGFTKRPDREDPGLVKVSLALMPDSGPDSTSP; translated from the coding sequence ATGAGCACCTACCGCTTCGAGGCGCTGGTGGCGCCGCGCGCCATCGCCCTGGTGGGGTTCGAGGCCGGTCCCGACGGCCTCGCGGCGGCGGCGCTCGCCAACCTGCGGCGCGCCGGGTTCCCGGGGCCCATCCGCTGCGTCGGCTCCGCGCCTGAGGCGGACGAGGTCCCGACCTTGGACGACCTGCCGGAGGTGCCCGACCTCGTGATCCTGGCCACGGCCCCGGAGGCGATTCCCGGCCGGATCGCCGAAGCCGGACGTCGCGGGGCCGCCGCCGCGATCATCCTCACGCCGGATGTCAGCGAGGACCTGTGCGAGGCGGCGCGGGCCGAGGCGCGCCGGCACGGGTTGCGCCTCCTGGGCCCCGGCAGCGTCGGGCTGGCGGTACCGGGCGCGCATCTCGACGCCAGCCTGCTCGCCCACCCGCCGAAGGCCGGCGACCTGGCGCTGGTCTCGCAATCGGGCACCGTGGCGGCGGGGATCGTGGCCTGGGCGGCCCGGCGCGAGGTCGGCTTCTCGGCCGTGATGTCGCTGGGCATCGCCTGCGACATCGATGTGGCCGACTGCCTCGACCACTTCGCCGCCGACATCCGGACCCGCGCGATCCTGCTCTCGCTCGACGTGGTGGTGGATGCGCGCAAGTTCATGTCGGCGGCCCGGGCGGCGGCCCGCGCCAAGCCGGTCGTGATCCTGCGCGCCGGTCGGCACCGGGCGCCGGCCCGCCACGCCACCACCCATACGGGCGCCCTGGCGCGGCCGGACGCCGTCTACGAGGCGGCCTTCCGCCGGGCCGGCCTTCTCTCGGTGGACAGCCTCGACGCGATGTTCTCCGCCGTGGAGACGCTCGGCCGGCAACGCCCCTTTCCGGGCCACCGGCTGGCGATTCTCGGCAACGGTCGCGGCATCGCCGCCCTCGCCGCCGACCGCCTGGCGGACCGGGGTGGGACGCTGGCGGCGGCCGGGGCGCTCGGCAACCCCGTGGATCTCGGCGTCGCCGCCGGGCCCGAAGCCTATGCGGAGGCGCTGGCGCCGCTGCTCGCCGATCCCGGCAACGATGCGGTGCTGGCGGTGCACGTGCCTACCGCGCGCTCGGACAGCACCGAGGTCGCCGCCGCGATCGCCGAGACGGTGACGCGGCTGCGCCGGGGAGGCGGGCGCAAGAAGCCGGTCTTCGCCGTCACCATCGGCGAGGAGGCCGGCGCCGCGAGCCGGCTGGCGGAGGCCGGGATCCCGCGCTTTCCCACCGATTCCGATGCGGTCGAAGGCTTCCTGCACCTCGTGCGCTACCGCGAGGCGCAGGACGACCTCATGCGCACGCCGGATTCGCTGCCCCGGGACTTCTCCCCCGACGTCGCCGCCGCCCGCGCCATCGTGGCCCGCGCCCTGGAACAGGGCCAGACCTGGCTCGACCCCGTGGCGGTGTCCGACCTGCTGGCCGCCTACCGCATCGACAGCGTACCCCTGACGCTCGCCCCCGACATCGATGCGGCCGCCACCGCCGCCTGGGCCATCATCGCCGGGGGCGGGGCGGTGGCGTTGAAGGTCGTCTCGCCCGACATCGTGCACAAGTCCGACGTCGGCGGCGTGCGCCTCGACCTCACCAGCGAGGCCGACGTGCGGGCGGCGGCGGCCGACATCATCCTGCGGGCCCGCCGACTGGCGCCGGAGGCGCGGATCACGGGGTTCGCCGTGCAGCCGATGATCCGGCGCGGCAAGCAGCGCGAACTCATCGCGGGTCTCGCCGAGGACCCGACCTTCGGGCCCGTCGTGGTGTTCGGGCGCGGCGGCACGGCGGTGGAGGTCATCGACGACCGGGCCCTCGGCCTGCCGCCCCTGGACCTGCGCCTCGCCTCGGACCTCATCGACCGCACCCGGGTCGCGCGGCGTCTGGCGGCCTATCGCGACGTGCCGGCGGTGGACCGGCACGCGGTGGCCCTGGTGCTGGTCAAGCTCGCGCAGCTCGCCGCCGATTGCCCGGAGGTGCGCGAACTCGACATCAACCCGCTGCTGGCCGACGAGACGGGGGCGCTCGCCCTCGATGCCCGCGTGATGGTGGCGCCGGAGGCGGTGGCGGGGCCGCGCCCGCGCGGCGCCTCGCATCCGCGCTTCGCGATCCGGCCCTATCCGGTGGAGTGGGAGCGCACCCTGACCCTGAAGGGCGAGACGGTGCGGGTGCGCCCGGTGCGGCCCGAGGACGAGGCCCTGTTCCTGACCTTCTTCCAGTCCGTCAGCGCCGAGGACCTGCGCCTGCGCTTCTTCGCGCCCGTGCGCGACTTCAACCATGCCTTCCTCGCCAAGCTCACGCAGCTCGACTACGCCCGCGCCATCGCCTTCGTGGCCATCGACGCGGCGAGCGGCCTGATGCTCGGCGCCGTGCGCCTGCATGCCGACGCCAACCACGCGAGCGGCGAATACGCCATCCTGATCCACGGCGACCGCAAGGGCACCGGCCTCGGCCACGCCCTGATGAGCCTGATGATCGACTGGGCCCGGGTCGAGGGACTGGCGCGGGTGGACGGCACGGTGCTGCGGGAGAACCGCCCGATGCTCGCCGTGTGCCGGCAGCTCGGCTTCACCAAGCGGCCGGACCGGGAGGATCCGGGCCTCGTGAAGGTGTCGCTCGCCCTGATGCCCGATTCCGGACCGGATTCGACCTCTCCCTGA
- a CDS encoding class II aldolase/adducin family protein: MRDLLRLGLSQGTSGNVSVRFGDGFLVTPSGIPAETLRPENIVAMTWEGEHSHPLSPSSEWRFHRDILAARPEIGAVVHAHPTYCTAFAICGREIPAVHYMIAAVGGPTIRCAPYAPYGTQELSTSALAALEGRTGCLLANHGMIACAIDLQKALWIAVEMEALCRQYAVALQVGAPVILSDAEIWRTVERFRSYGPRPQANNSEYLSPS; this comes from the coding sequence ATGCGCGACCTCCTGCGTCTCGGATTGAGCCAGGGAACGTCGGGCAACGTGTCCGTGCGCTTCGGCGACGGCTTCCTGGTCACGCCCTCGGGCATTCCCGCCGAAACCCTGCGCCCGGAGAACATCGTGGCGATGACCTGGGAGGGCGAGCACAGCCATCCGCTGAGCCCCTCCTCGGAATGGCGCTTCCACCGCGACATCCTGGCGGCACGGCCCGAGATCGGGGCCGTGGTCCATGCCCATCCGACCTACTGCACCGCCTTCGCGATCTGCGGCCGCGAGATCCCGGCGGTGCATTACATGATCGCCGCCGTGGGCGGACCGACCATCCGCTGCGCGCCCTACGCACCCTATGGCACGCAGGAGTTGTCCACCTCCGCCCTCGCCGCCCTCGAAGGACGGACCGGATGCCTGCTTGCCAATCACGGAATGATCGCCTGCGCAATTGACCTGCAAAAGGCGCTCTGGATCGCCGTGGAGATGGAAGCCCTCTGCCGTCAATATGCGGTCGCCCTGCAAGTCGGCGCTCCGGTCATCCTGTCCGACGCCGAGATCTGGCGAACCGTCGAGCGCTTCAGATCCTATGGGCCGCGCCCACAGGCAAACAACTCAGAATATCTGTCACCCTCCTGA
- a CDS encoding cold-shock protein, producing MAVGTVKWFNETKGFGFIQPDNGGNDVFVHISAVERAGLRGLAEGQKVSYEMETDKRSGKQSAGSLQTV from the coding sequence ATGGCTGTCGGTACTGTAAAGTGGTTCAACGAGACCAAGGGTTTCGGTTTCATCCAGCCGGATAACGGTGGCAACGACGTGTTCGTGCACATCTCGGCTGTCGAGCGCGCAGGCCTGCGTGGCCTCGCCGAAGGCCAGAAGGTCTCCTACGAGATGGAAACCGACAAGCGCAGCGGCAAGCAGTCCGCCGGCAGCCTCCAGACCGTCTGA
- a CDS encoding ComF family protein has protein sequence MAPAVRPALTGLRLALKGALALVYPPTCPGCGGAVADAHALCPACWSSLRLIAPPHCQRLGTPFAVDHGTGPLLSPRALADPPVFGRARAVALYEGGARDLVHRLKYDDRLDLAAVLARMMAGAGSELLAEADCLVPVPLHRLRLWRRRFNQAALLSHRIGRIAGRPSDPGLLGRVRATRSQVGLSRTARATNLQGAFRVRDAARARLQGRRILLVDDVMTTGATANAASRILLRAGAASVDVLTFAVVSGETG, from the coding sequence ATGGCTCCCGCCGTCCGCCCCGCCCTGACGGGCCTGCGCCTCGCCCTGAAGGGCGCGCTGGCCCTGGTCTATCCGCCCACCTGCCCCGGCTGCGGTGGAGCGGTCGCCGATGCCCATGCCCTGTGCCCCGCCTGCTGGTCGAGCCTGCGCCTGATCGCGCCGCCCCATTGCCAGCGGCTCGGCACCCCGTTCGCCGTGGATCACGGCACCGGTCCCCTGCTCTCGCCCCGTGCCCTCGCCGATCCCCCGGTCTTCGGACGCGCGCGGGCGGTGGCACTCTACGAGGGCGGGGCCCGTGACCTCGTGCATCGCCTGAAATACGACGACCGCCTCGATCTGGCGGCGGTGCTCGCGCGGATGATGGCGGGGGCGGGCTCGGAGCTCCTGGCGGAGGCCGATTGCCTCGTGCCCGTGCCGCTTCACCGCCTGCGCCTGTGGCGGCGACGCTTCAATCAGGCGGCGCTATTGTCCCACCGTATCGGTCGGATCGCGGGACGGCCGAGCGACCCCGGCCTCCTCGGCCGCGTGCGGGCGACGCGCTCGCAGGTGGGCCTGAGCCGTACCGCCCGCGCGACCAATCTCCAGGGCGCCTTCCGGGTGCGCGACGCGGCGCGGGCGCGCCTCCAGGGACGCCGCATCCTCCTCGTCGACGACGTGATGACCACCGGCGCCACCGCCAACGCGGCGTCGCGCATCCTCCTGCGGGCCGGTGCCGCCTCCGTCGACGTGCTCACCTTCGCGGTCGTGTCGGGCGAGACCGGCTGA
- a CDS encoding MucR family transcriptional regulator, producing the protein MRADEEFQPDYIELAADIVSAFVSNNSVPIADLPALIGSVHATLGKLTQSSVEEKPEPLTPAVSIKRSITPDYIVCLEDGKKFKSLKRHLRTRYDMTPDQYRAKWNLASDYPMVAPNYAAARSELAKNMGLGQQRRKQDSVPTEVETDAKAAPAPRGRRPKVAAQA; encoded by the coding sequence ATGAGAGCAGACGAAGAGTTTCAGCCGGACTACATCGAACTCGCCGCAGACATCGTTTCGGCGTTCGTCAGCAACAATTCGGTTCCCATCGCGGATCTACCGGCCCTGATCGGCTCCGTTCACGCGACGCTGGGCAAGCTGACGCAATCCTCGGTTGAGGAAAAGCCCGAGCCGCTGACGCCGGCCGTGTCGATCAAGCGTTCGATCACGCCCGACTACATCGTCTGCCTGGAAGACGGTAAGAAGTTCAAATCGCTCAAGCGCCACCTGCGGACGCGCTACGACATGACGCCCGATCAGTACCGCGCCAAGTGGAACCTCGCGAGCGACTACCCCATGGTGGCGCCGAACTACGCGGCCGCCCGTTCCGAGCTTGCGAAGAACATGGGCCTGGGCCAGCAGCGCCGGAAGCAGGACAGCGTCCCGACCGAGGTCGAGACCGATGCCAAGGCGGCCCCGGCGCCGCGCGGCCGCCGTCCGAAGGTCGCCGCGCAGGCCTGA
- a CDS encoding helix-turn-helix domain-containing protein: MFASSALVTPLVAPFHVEITSYWSEHMRFHFLEGVPFIFHRPAQKIAYDGLDVVIVQHVETGGMVGNFDGEEVRAEAGSLYVIDFSRPALIRDASDIPRQRRNFVTLPRAFAKRWFGPLDRLHGFVIPPEIAGAYTAHLLRLRERLPHLGSLDAATLGGTATLLAQALTQAAGHGTSRSDPARLFQKACLHIEASLSNAELSATEIARAIGTSRTRLFAAFQGVGGVERYIRSARLERVKAALGAPAQPHPIAVLAEQFGFRSAGQLSRQFRQHFGVTPSQFSAGADPGGVRRYPALD; encoded by the coding sequence ATGTTTGCGAGTTCCGCGCTGGTCACGCCCCTCGTCGCGCCGTTCCACGTGGAGATCACGAGCTACTGGTCCGAGCACATGCGCTTCCATTTCCTGGAGGGCGTGCCGTTCATCTTCCACCGGCCGGCACAGAAGATTGCCTATGACGGGCTCGACGTCGTCATCGTCCAGCACGTGGAGACGGGCGGGATGGTCGGCAATTTCGACGGGGAGGAGGTCCGGGCGGAGGCGGGCTCGCTCTACGTCATCGACTTCTCGCGGCCGGCCCTGATCCGGGACGCGTCGGATATCCCGCGCCAGAGGCGCAACTTCGTCACCCTGCCCCGCGCCTTCGCCAAGCGCTGGTTCGGCCCCCTCGACCGGCTCCACGGCTTCGTGATCCCGCCCGAGATCGCCGGTGCCTATACGGCGCACCTCCTGCGCCTGCGCGAGCGGCTGCCCCACCTCGGCAGCCTCGACGCCGCGACCCTCGGCGGCACCGCGACCCTGCTGGCCCAGGCCCTGACCCAGGCCGCCGGCCACGGCACCTCCCGCTCCGATCCGGCGCGGCTGTTCCAGAAGGCCTGCCTCCATATCGAGGCCTCCCTGAGCAACGCGGAGCTCAGCGCCACCGAGATCGCCCGCGCCATCGGCACCTCGCGCACCCGCCTGTTCGCGGCGTTCCAGGGTGTGGGCGGGGTCGAGCGCTACATCCGCTCCGCCCGGCTCGAACGGGTCAAGGCTGCGCTGGGCGCCCCCGCCCAGCCGCACCCCATCGCGGTGCTGGCCGAGCAATTCGGCTTTCGCAGCGCCGGCCAGCTCAGTCGCCAGTTCCGGCAGCATTTCGGGGTGACGCCCTCGCAGTTCAGCGCCGGCGCCGATCCCGGCGGGGTCCGGCGCTACCCGGCGCTGGATTGA
- a CDS encoding L,D-transpeptidase, with translation MPQTTRRTLLTGAATSLALLTPIGSALAQGRGLFNDGIDGDLPYDDERLYRDEMGRLYRRRGGEYVPYSERDAARDPDRMGGRRGRAAVSDDPDADLYAPRQVPPASPQQAAPARPVDNGPIDHARAYAAITDEPFPVYAFNWRKANPSFLRQEVAYTGAEPPGTIVIDPRAHHLLLVQPNGRARRYGVGVGKQGFSWSGASTVNSKQMWPDWYPPKEMIARTPKLAKSVSQLQSGLGVPGGASNPLGARAHYLWQGKKDTLYRIHGTLEPDSIGKSVSSGCIRMINQDVIDLYGRVEIGSRVVVLG, from the coding sequence ATGCCCCAGACGACCCGCCGTACGCTACTCACCGGGGCGGCGACGAGCCTCGCGCTCCTCACGCCCATCGGATCCGCCCTCGCGCAGGGGCGCGGCCTCTTCAACGACGGCATCGACGGCGACCTGCCCTACGACGACGAGCGCCTCTACCGCGACGAGATGGGCCGGCTCTACCGGCGCCGCGGCGGTGAATACGTGCCGTATTCCGAGCGGGACGCCGCGCGCGACCCGGACCGCATGGGCGGCCGGCGCGGGCGGGCGGCGGTGTCGGACGACCCGGATGCCGACCTCTACGCACCCCGCCAGGTGCCGCCGGCCTCGCCCCAGCAGGCGGCGCCCGCCCGGCCCGTCGACAACGGCCCGATCGACCACGCCCGCGCCTACGCGGCGATCACCGACGAGCCGTTCCCGGTCTATGCCTTCAATTGGCGCAAGGCGAACCCGTCCTTCCTGCGCCAGGAAGTCGCCTATACGGGCGCGGAGCCCCCGGGCACGATCGTGATCGACCCGCGCGCCCACCACCTTCTCCTGGTCCAGCCGAACGGGCGGGCGCGGCGCTACGGCGTCGGCGTGGGCAAGCAGGGCTTCTCCTGGTCCGGCGCCTCGACGGTGAACTCGAAGCAGATGTGGCCGGACTGGTATCCCCCGAAGGAGATGATCGCCCGCACGCCGAAGCTGGCGAAATCCGTCTCGCAGCTCCAGAGCGGCCTCGGCGTCCCGGGTGGGGCGAGCAATCCGCTCGGGGCCCGCGCGCATTACCTCTGGCAGGGCAAGAAGGACACGCTCTACCGGATCCACGGCACCCTGGAGCCGGATTCGATCGGCAAGAGCGTCTCGTCGGGCTGCATCCGGATGATCAACCAGGACGTGATCGACCTCTACGGTCGCGTCGAGATCGGCAGCCGCGTCGTGGTGCTCGGCTAA